DNA sequence from the Colletotrichum higginsianum IMI 349063 chromosome 10, whole genome shotgun sequence genome:
TGTTGTCGCAGGGGGGCAAAGAAGAGGTCCTGCACAGCCACTAAGTGGCTGATTATTTGTGGCTGGTGTGAGCGTGGCTGTTGCAATCGTGGCTGGTCACAACATGGGGCGCTCACCACCCATAGCCTTAGTAAGCATATCCAACCAGACTTGTTATTACCTAGCTGGCCACGGCAGTTGTTTACTCCCAAACTCACTTATTCAAGCATTCCTCAACATAAGAGTCCCTCCCAGCCCTACTACACTCCTGGCCTGCCACATCTGTCCAACGATCTGAGACTAAACCATGTTATTATACGGATAAACTTACAGCAATTTCCAATGTTCGTTTCACACGGAGATGGGCGGAAACTCCACGTATTCAGAAACGGACAGAGACCAGCCATCCTCTCGTTCCCCTTTTACTCGCAAtaggccctcgacggcctggctACTCCAACGCCCAAAGCCGGGTCCATTCAAGGTGGCGGAAGAAACACAGGCGTCGGCTGCTCTTCGTTATTTCCCAGCCGTGTGCTTCGGGACAGGTGTGACGGCCTAGTTCCGTCCTAGACAGCATTACGTCTTAGCACCAGCGACTAACACCGTCGCTTCCCCTGGATTGGTGTTGTTTCCTCGAGGGGGGGCACTAAGCCTGTTCAGTCCAAAGGCTGTAATGTTTTAAAGTGattatcatcctcttctgCTCTCCTCCATACATTACGGTCACTGGAGTACTGTTTTACGTTTTCCGCTGTGATCAAAGACCATGACAACTGGATGATGAGAAAGAGGGACCGGGGCCGGCTAGAGATGAGGGATTCATGGTCCTCAACCCCTCCAGCCTCATTCAACAGTCCTAGCAAAACGCCAAATCCGCCTCTCTTGAATTAAAGGGTTCTGCCTTGGCTGAAGATCCCCCCCGAACCCAAACGTCGTGGCTGACGTTCCTTCACCGTCCGAGTGTACGCCGTCGAGCCTGCAGTCACCGCTCTGACAGCGGTTCGCCCACAAGACAAGTTCTCGTGCAAATCTCGGCGGACTCTGGGTGACTTGACCATGGCAGACGTGGCTTGGCACTAGGTGCAGCACGGCctccgaggcggcggcggccagctcgagAGCGAAGGGCGAGCAAGTCTTTAGTATCATGCTTGAGATTAAGCTTCATCGTCTTGCTGATCAGGGGGGCCCATGTAGTTCCTGGTTGTTCCGACCTTCAGTTGCATCTTAAAAGGAGGCGACGCTGCACTCCCAGAGACATTCTACTATCCCCCGATCTTCAGGCTACAACACACACTCACTTGGACAACTTCTAGTCAACCACACTCGTTCTTACCCCACACAAAACCTCTCGCGGTCTTTGCCTTTCCTGAGCCAACCCCCTTTACCCACACTTCCCCGTTCATCATGTACACCAAgaccgccctcgtcgccgcggcgctcgccggctcggccgccgccgtcatcgacatcAGACCGGAGCGCGTCCGCCGCGACGTGCTCCCCAGCCAGACGGGCGACCTCCTGGGCGACCCGTGCCTCAACGCCCTCGCGACCGTCTACGCCAacgcgccgacgccgccgcccaagatCCTCTCGTACGAGGTGACGGCCCCGCTGCCGACGAACCCGTGCAGCCTCAGCATCCCGGCCGAGATCAGCGCCGACTACGCCAGCTACACGTCCGCCATCCTCAGCTGGGTCGACGCCAACTCGGCCTCCATCAAGTCGGCCGTGTCCGTGTGCTCGACCCTGACCGACCTCGCCATCGACATCCCCATCTGCACCGTCACCGGGGCTGCTGCCTCCGAGGCCACGTCGTCCGGCTCTTCGTCCCccaagacgacggcggagggcggcggcgacgacgactatGAGCCCAAGCCGACCGGaaaggccgagacggcgtccGCTTCCGCTTCCCCTTCCGCTCCTGCTTCCGCCACCGGCCCCGCTGCGGCTGGTAACGGCACCAACCCGCGGCCCAGCCCCTCGCAGGTCATTGCTAACGCCGGACCCCGTGAGACGGGCATGGTGGCCGCTGtcgttgctgccgccggcttcATTGCCGTTGCTGCCTTTTTGTAAACGTTACTGGAGATGTGGTAATAGCTTGTGAGGGGAAAGGTTCTTCAGTATCATGTACAGATTGGCACCGATAGTTTGGATgttatatatatatacacaTGGGCTATATAGTATTTACATGAATCTACTCGTTTTtcttgtctttttttcttaGAAGTATTGAAACAAAAAAGTCGCCCATTCCACGTCTGTGTTTTCTTGACCCATAATCAAACGATGTGGGCGCTTGCTTGACGACTTACAtcctcacacacacacctcctctctctccctacCATCCCAATCGACAGACCACTACTCATCAAACGGCCTGACCTTCCAAGGTGTGGCCacggccaacggcgccgtgCACTTGGCCGCCAgcgcggccttggcctcggtgcTGTTGGAGGGGATGCAGGGcatgccgatgccgcccttgacgccgtcgcAGAGGATGACgggctcgccgccgcagggggtggtgatgttgaagtTGCGGAACTGGATGTTGTCGCAGACGGCGCTCGGGTTGGTCGAGCACGTcagcttggcgacggcgcggccgtACTTGCCGCTCGTGTAGCCGGAGAAGTTCTCAAAGAGGATGTTGCTGATGTTCATGCGCGAGGGGTAGGCGGCGCAGGTGGAGGCGTTGATGTTGAAGTAGCACGAGTCGATGAAGGCCGTGTACTCGTTGTTGGCCTGCCAGAAGTTGCGGAAGGTGACGTTGTCGATGAAGCCGTAGCCGATGTTGGGGCCGGCCCAGGTCTTGAGGCGggcgccgtgctggccgTTGAGCATCCAGACGTtctcgatgacgacgtcctGCACGAAGCTCTTCTCGCCGGCGTACTGGCCGAGGGACCCGATGGACTGCCCGTGGGTGCCGTTGCAGTACATGGTGTCGACGTGGATGTTGGTCGCGTTGGACTTGGGCGAGAAGCAGTCGTCGCCGATGTTGACCCACGCGCGCTTGACGcggacgtcctcgacgttgaGCGAGTCGAAGAAGTCGGTGTTCTTGGGCTCGGCCGTGTGGTTGTTGGTCTCGGCCGTGACGATGACATCGGTGAAGGAGATGTCCTtggctggggggggggagggttaGTTAGTCATGATGTGTTGTGTAATAGGGCTTTGATGGTTGAGGGTTTagggtctctctctctctctctctctctctctctctctctctctctctatcaAGATTGGTAGTGGTAAACTCACAAGTGACGATAAAGGTGGTCCAGCATGGCGAATCCTTAAAGTGAATGCCCTCGATGGCCAGGCCGGTTGCGTTCTCCGCATAGAACAGGATGGGGCGGAGGTAGGCGTTCGTCGGGTCCAGGATCCTTTACACATGACACTGTTAGTCGATTCAAGGTAAAACAACACAACAGTATGATGTTACTCGGAGAGGTTCATGTGGTTATGGAAGCCCCATGACTTGTGTCAGAACGTACTCGAGACCGGCAAACTCGTTCCACCAGCGctggccgttgccgttgaggacgccctcgccgtacAGCTTGACGTCCTTGCCACCCCACTTCCAGAACATGATGGAGTTCTGGAAGGGGTGGCGGAAGGCGTTGGCCTGCCAGTAGGGGGTGTCGTTGGTGAACTTGATCTCGCCCTCCCAGTGGACGTGGACGTCGTTGAGCCACGTCAGGTCGAGCGGCttgccgatgatgaaggTCTGGTTGGCCGGGAGGTAgagggtgccgccgccgttggccttcttgaggccctcgaggaactcgtccgagacgtcgtcgaggtcgtcctcggAGGCGCGGAGCGTAAAGGTCTTGCGGTGGCAGTCCGGGGCGCGCTTCTCAAAGGGGTGCTTGTCGCGGAACTCCTGGACGTTGCGCGGCACGCCGGCCGGGATCTCGGgcgagaaggcgagggcgccggcggcggcggccaccaGGCCAGCGAGGAGGGACGAGACGACTCTCATACTTGGCAGACTGACGGGAGGGATGGAGGGTTTCTTGATTGGTAGGATTTGTCACAACACGAGTTGGTTTGCCAAGTgagaggtgtgtgtgtgtgtgtgtattaCTGCCAAGTGAGTTGCCAAGGGAAgaggctgctggctgctgctcggAGGGAGGTGATCGACCATCCATCCGAAGTCTTGGAGAGCGAGCCTCTTCATATACTCGCGTCTCTTGGCGATGGACCTGCATCGCCAAGACACTTACACACACAGCTGTTatgccaccaccatcttTTTCGTCCCTCCCATCTgcttctgtctctctgtctttcGACTCCCCAGGAATTCCTCCAACACACACCCAACAGCTCCTTCGGCTCCAGCATCTCTGAAAGTCGGGGTAAGCATGGCATGGGAATAAGCAAACTAGAGCCGTGGGGTGGAAAAGATGGGGAGAGATGACGGGGCTAGTCTCGCttcgcccagccatctggGGACAAACGACCAGGGGCGCGCACCGCACGAAGGAGAAACAAAACAGGATCATTCCACCTATCACGCcctctcttttccctctcgtCCAGGTTCCGCATCAGTCCATCCGCGTCATCAGCAGACCGCCGGCGCCCCCCCCTAGGTTCTCTGTCCTGGAGGAGGGCTGGATCCCCATATCGCGGGCGAAGAAGTAAGGTCAAGtaggaggagacggagaccGGGAGGGGCACAAGTCAAGCTGAAGTGGATTCGGAGATTGTGCATGGCCGGGCCTGCATATCGGCTTCCCAAGCTTTTAGGGGGTTGGCTGCGCCGTCCCGCCTCTCAAAGAGTCCTAACGCGGGCAACTGATTGATGGGATTTTCTCTGCCGTGGCCACCGGAGAAAACTGGCCAACACTCGAATGGATCTGGTATGCGTCGTTAGCCTCTTGTTCCCCGCACACAGGGGATCCAATTTCCCCCAGTGATCCATCTCTCTTGTTGGAACACCACCGCATATACCATGTCCGTGATGTGGAGGGTGGATTGTGGACTGTGAACAGTGGGATGTGGAGGGGTGGGTTGGCCAAGAAAAGGACATGCGGCCGTTGTGCCGACGCCGCAAAGCTTCAGTCGTCTTGTCTCTGCTTGGCCTCTTGGCGAGATAATGCCAAGGAGTTGAGCAATCCCAGCATGACGGAGGGATCGCcggggtggtggtgttgtgtTGATATCCGGCTACGGCTTCGCAGCAGAGCATAACCACCTCCCGTGTTTTTCACACCCGTCctcacacactcactcacttggCAATCATTCCAGTGGCAAATCTCTTGTTTTGTGAATAAGTATGTAACCAAGGTACCTGTAATTCGTCTTACAAACTCCATGTCCAGTACATAAATCACTTTCATGAACGACGTTGTTGATGATCTTGGAGAAACCACTCCATCCATTTCCATTttgaaaaagaagaaaaaaaagaaaagagaaaagtgaaaagaaaagaaacaagcaaaacaaaaacaacagTTGCAACTACACTACAACGCATCAAGTGCCACGCCGCTCATCTCCCCGTCCGAGAGCACCCCGATGAGCGCCGTGATGTCGTCCGCGatcctctccgccgccgccgcgtcgagcacggcgccgtcgtaCATGACCTTGAGCACGTGGCGGTCGCCGAGCGACTTGGAGACCTCGACGACCAGCGCGTGCGGCTGGTACATGCGCACCCGGGACTTGGCCATGACGAGCCACCGGTAGCGGCCGTTGGGGTCGTCCCTGGCCGCCGGCTCGAACGGCTGCGACAGGAACAGCACCCGGTTGCCGTGCTCGCCGCGCGACAGGCCCGAGGCGCGGtagacgtcgtcgagcccgacgaggccgttCTCCGTCACGGCCCAGAAGTCGTCCTGCAGGGCCGCCAGGAGCCCGCGCACCGTCTGCTCCGGGCGGACGGGCGTCCTGAAGGGCAGGAAGTTGGCCAGCGTGCCGTTGATGGACTGGGGGTCCGGCAGCGCCACGTTGCGGCCGCTGAGGAGGTAGTCGAAGCGGACGTCGGCCgtgcccgtcgccgccgccagccagAGGGTGAAGGCGCCCTGGAAGATGACGCTGGGCGTCACGCCgagccggccggccgcctgGTCGATGTTGGCCGTGTCGATTTCCCTCCGCAGGCTGCTCGTGATCTTGGGCGAGGCCAGCGCGGCGAGGTCTCGGCCGTGGAGGCGCTGGTCGAGGGGGCCCAGGCCGGCCATCTTGGATCTCCAAAAGTCCAGAGACGCCGTCTTGTCCTCCTGGAAGACGTGCTGGGTGAAGTCGCGGAAcgggacgggcggcggcggcacggtCTCGCCGCGGAGGATGGAGCCGAAGTGGTCGTCGAAGACGCGGAACAGGGTCCCGTCGTACACGGCGTGGTCCATCTTGATGACGAGGTCCCACGAGGAGTCGGCGTGCGTGATGACGGCGTACTTGATGAAGGAGCGGCCAAACTCGAACCGCGTCTGCCAGAAGTCTTCGATAAAGTCCgaggcttcttcttccgacTCGAGAGCCATCCTGGTGAGGTTTAGTTGGGAGCTGCGGAGGACGACTCCGACCCAGTCGTCTTCAGtaggagaagaggaagaagaagaagaagaagaggaggaggaggaggctctGATCCACGTCGTTCGCAGGATGTCGTTGACTTCAGTGAGACGAGTTGTCGCCTCGATCCAGGTTTCCGGGTCGACATCATCGGGCGTCATACGACGGACCGTCTGCAGCGCCCACATCTGTGAGTCTCGGCTGCCCTGCTTCAGGAACTCGGACTGGCCCGGCGGGCATGGGTATGCTAGGGAGGTGAGTAGTTGGTTACTAACTATCAAGCATGTGTATATAAAAACAAGGAGGCTTTGTTTGAGTcgggacgagaagaagaagaagaagaagaagaagaagaagaagaagaagaagaagaagaagaagaagaagaagaagaagaaactcACCATATTCGACATCTTCATCCCAGATCAACCCCCTTTCTTGGACCGCCGTCTTGACGGTCTCGGGAACCTCAAAGACTCTCTTGGCGATCGACTTCCCAACGTCCAGCGTCTTGAGAGCAGCAGCCATGTCCTTCAACCTGGGGGACTTGAGGATGTCAAGCACCGTCAGCGAGTACCCGGCCCGCCGCAGCTGGCCCGTCAGACtgatggccgagatggagtcgccgccgagggccaaGAAGTTGGCCTCGCGTCCGATGTTGCCCGTCGAGACGCCAAAGATGCCGGCCCAGACCAGCTCCAGcgtctcctcggccggcgtcTGCACGGGGACGACCTCGTGCTCCTCGCCGGAGGAGGGGGTCTCGAGGACGCACTGCGCCAAGTAGTCCCGCCCGAGCGCGTCGACCGTCTTCTTGAGGGCCTTCCGGTCGACCTTCCGCGACGGCAGCTTGGGGAACGTCTTCATGGGGATGACGAACTTGGGGATCATGTACGTCGCGAGCGAGCCGAGGCTCTCCCGCAGCGCGGCCACGGAGGCCCGGAAGGGCGCCGGGtcctggacgccgccgccgccggacccgacgacgacgtcatcATCGTTATCGCCAtcgttgtcgagggcggcggcggcggcgacggcctcgtcaaaGACGCACAGGGCGACGAGGTGCGTCTTGTCGTGGACGTTGGCGACCACGGCCACCGCGTCCCGGACGAGACCGGAGCGGCGGACGGcgttctcgacctcgccgagctcgatgcGGTGGCCGTGGACCTTGACCTGGTTGTCCTTGCGGCCCAGGCACTCGATCTCGCCTCCGGGCAGCCACCGGGCCAGGTCGCCCGTCCGGTAGATGCGCGTCCCGAGGTGCTGGCTCTCGACGTAGGCCGCGTCCGTCAGGTCGGGCCGGTTCATGTAGCCCTGGGTGACCTGCGGTCCGGCGATGCagagctcgccgacggcgccgtagGGGACCagggcctcgccgtccgGACTGGTGATGAAGGCCATGACGGTCGGGAACGGCGCGCCGATGTTGCCGATGCGGCGAAGATGACCACGTCCATGAACACgtccaccgccgtcgccgccgtcttgggcatccggcgacgacgacgacgacgacaacgacgacggcctctcGACATCCTTCGTCGTCACCACCATGGAGGTCTCGGTCGGCCCGTAGACATTCAAGATCTGGCAGTGAGGCCCCcaggcctcgacgacatccggCGTCAGGGGCtctccgccgacgatgagggtCTCGAAGCCCGGCACGTCGGCGGGGCCGAAGAGCTTGGCCACGGTCGGGGTGATGATGGCCTGCCGGGCGTCCATGCGGTTGACGCAGCCGGCGATGTCGGACAGCAGCGTCTCCGTCGGGGCCATGCAGAGCGTGCCGCCCGTGCTGAGCGTGTTGAAGAAGTCCTGCACCGAGGCGTCGAAGACGTAGTTGGCGAACTGCAGCGTGCGCCAGGTGCCGCGGTGCCGGCCCTCGACCTGCGCCATgctcgtcaccgccgccgccgccgctctgtGCGGGACCTTGACGCCCTTGGGCATGCCGGTGCTGCCGGACGTGTAGATCAGGTAGGCGAGGGCGTCTGGCGTTATCATCATCTCCTGCccctgctcctcgccgacgccgacgaggaccgGCGCCGCGTCCCAGTCGTCGTGGCCGTCTCTCGTGGACGCCGATAtcgtctcctcgtcgtcgtggtggCTCGGCATGATCAGAGTCTCGACGCCGTGGAGGTCCCGGACGTGTAAGCCAAAGTCGGCATGCCGCGGGTGCGCCACCAGAAGCCTCGCCTTGGTGTCGGCCACGACGAACGCGTTCCTCTCGCCGGGGTTGTCCGGGCTGAGGGGCACGTACGCGGCCCCGGCCTTCAGGACGCCCAGGATGGCGACCATCATGTCGACCGACTTGTCGAGCATGAGGGGCACCAGATCTCCCGGGcgggcgccgcggccgaACAGCACGTGTGCGAAGCGGTTCGCCAGCCTGTCCAGGGCGCCGTACGagacgacctcctcgccgttgaagtcgatggccgccgtctccggcGCCTCGCGGGCGATGCGCTCGAACGCGGCGTGGAGGAAGTCCGCTTCGGGGACGTGCAGGGTGCGGCGGTTGGCCAGCGTGTTGTAGACGAAGTCgtgctcggcctcgtccgtgATGGTCGTCAACGCGAGCTTCGTCTCGGGCTGTTCGAGAAGCAGCGTGACGAGTCTCAGGAACGAGTCTCTGATGAAGTCCAGGCGGCGAGGCTCCATGGTGCTgacgagacggacgacggtggcgtctccggcgtcctcgacttCGAGAACGGTCGTGTCGGAGCCGGAAGACCACTGGGGGCGCTCGCCATGCATCCGGAAGACGTCCCGACTGTTCTTGGTGCCGTCGTCTACAttctcgtcgtcatcttcgtcgtcgccctcgttcTTAACCAAGATATTGACGAGCGTGTCGATGGTCGTGTGGGAGAGGTTTCCGGCGCGGAGAGCCCCGAGCAGCCCGACCTGGGAGTGCTTGAGGAGCCGGGTGAAGCCGGACAGCGTGCTCTTGGCGATGTCCCTGAGGGTGGCGTCGGGCGCAATCTGGACGCGCTGAGGCACCGTGGTCATGGTAGGGCCGTCGATATCGTGAACCAGGGACACGGGAGCCTCTCTCCCGGAGATGGTCGTGGCAAAGGTGACATCTCCACTGCTCAAGTGACGTGAGAGCAGCATCGCCCACGCGCCGTAGACGATGGAGCCCAGCGTgagaccgacgccgccggcccgcTTGCTGAGGCTGAAGCCCAGGCTGGCCTCGGTCTTGTAGGTCTGGTCGAGCGGGCTGTGGTTCAGTCTCACCAGATCGGCCCCCTCGAGGTAAGTCGACCAGAAggcgtcgctgctgctggtctcCTGGCCCAAGAGATGCTTCACAAAGTTGCTgaacctcggcctcggggggACGGCCTTGCCCGAGTAGACTGCCGCCACGTCGTCGTAGAGGAACCGGTGAGACCAGAAGTCGAAGAGCGAGTGGTGCATCGTCACGACCAAGACGTGGTCAGCCACGACTGTGACTTTCCACAGCGGACGGTCCAGCTCCCATTGCTGGGTCTTGGCCTTTTCCTGTGACAGGAAGGATTCCAGAGAGTCCGAGACCGCGTGGTGCCATGGAAGGGCGATGTGTTCACGAACGACTTGGATGAAGGACCGTTTATGAGGGACGAAAACGGTTCGTAGAAGCTCTCGACGACTGACGACTTGCTCGAAACTCTGCCTCAGTAGTTCGAGGTTGACATGCCCGACATCCCATGCGCGGGAGTAAGTGTACGGATCCGGTGAGTCGCCCAACGATGCCAGCATGGTCTCCTGGAAGGGGGTGACGGGGTAGGCGTCGACGGTGCCCCCGTCACGCTGCAGCCCGGAGGCGAACGCGGCGTCAGCAACGAGGGAGAAAGGCTCTGGGTCGTGCTGCGTCTCGGCGTTGAAGACCACGGACCGAGAAGCAACCACCTCGAGCGTGTTC
Encoded proteins:
- a CDS encoding Nonribosomal peptide synthase, with the translated sequence MQLIRHVEKHEDFFLPSPDDVAWDLFEKYHEKESASVFSEIEAVYPATEIQRDILHEDVQWAEVELFSGKPASFGLESVFNAWSSLASHHICLRSYITTNHETGQPQVVVLRRIEDIRWHNPDKRNAPHESPAYVTVEGTRRVAGGVSLVLHFHRALIDTTSLHMIKLDFALQVHGLPSIESAGFATYTRYLDQQRRHAEAAKLFWSETLADAVPRPVFGLDARSSAGTTTTTTTTTRDRHGVSAVISGRDLARLNDLEASLHGLASWRQTFFEVVWAHVLGAHTGGGGGGGGEEVVFGTVRRDDNFVGSSSCVGCVDQTYPVRFRLGGAEDRRTDRTTVQDAARALDVYHSQAGRHAFVGLNEIRRRSRHGHAIETAVSYSQTTNAPCIAPGLRSFPIVLCISDAGVLRVTLKCESYIPLDEIEVVLQHFVAGILNASSGMSLAKDYSLSDIDLVSEDEKQALLSQSVSRRTAEATTIPALFEKTAALHPSRVAVEFEGKVSLTFSELNSQANMLARRLKLDKGSLVPILSERSPFLVVAILAVLKSGAVYTVLDPDTPVSRLEQIVDDCKPAAILASRRYINVLAGATDIEQVLSLGSAASAPSPGELDNNNLEVDIDPEDLCYIIYTSGSTGKPKGALLTHRAATSGMAHHSLNGLGRWLLFYNPSFSAAQRTILGTLVHGGTLVLASKESLTGDLVGVINTLSVDSLGITPSALSLLKPHEVPGLRQITLVGEQIPQDLVETWSALGGENLRLRNTYGLSECTQLNFGRELRRAQSGGDAVVNPRVVGSPADTTDAFILRQGTTELAPLLVPGELCLAGPQLAEGYINEPALTARVFIDNPFGPGKLYRTGDRARRLADGQIEIQGRVDMQVKINGQKVEPAEVDRLLRGVVGVFDTSVTLAAELGPEDRTVLAAGVVLARDVPFRDAVITAREHLRERLPVYMVPVIWLPLEEIPKNANGKINYARLRELVRELGTVGFTTLMDAAGDATPGANEVLDEVETAVAAAWSAILRVDASIIRKSQTFTDLGGTSIQAIQVISHLRKAGFSVELSDLLDENTLEVVASRSVVFNAETQHDPEPFSLVADAAFASGLQRDGGTVDAYPVTPFQETMLASLGDSPDPYTYSRAWDVGHVNLELLRQSFEQVVSRRELLRTVFVPHKRSFIQVVREHIALPWHHAVSDSLESFLSQEKAKTQQWELDRPLWKVTVVADHVLVVTMHHSLFDFWSHRFLYDDVAAVYSGKAVPPRPRFSNFVKHLLGQETSSSDAFWSTYLEGADLVRLNHSPLDQTYKTEASLGFSLSKRAGGVGLTLGSIVYGAWAMLLSRHLSSGDVTFATTISGREAPVSLVHDIDGPTMTTVPQRVQIAPDATLRDIAKSTLSGFTRLLKHSQVGLLGALRAGNLSHTTIDTLVNILVKNEGDDEDDDENVDDGTKNSRDVFRMHGERPQWSSGSDTTVLEVEDAGDATVVRLVSTMEPRRLDFIRDSFLRLVTLLLEQPETKLALTTITDEAEHDFVYNTLANRRTLHVPEADFLHAAFERIAREAPETAAIDFNGEEVVSYGALDRLANRFAHVLFGRGARPGDLVPLMLDKSVDMMVAILGVLKAGAAYVPLSPDNPGERNAFVVADTKARLLVAHPRHADFGLHVRDLHGVETLIMPSHHDDEETISASTRDGHDDWDAAPVLVGVGEEQGQEMMITPDALAYLIYTSGSTGMPKGVKVPHRAAAAAVTSMAQVEGRHRGTWRTLQFANYVFDASVQDFFNTLSTGGTLCMAPTETLLSDIAGCVNRMDARQAIITPTVAKLFGPADVPGFETLIVGGEPLTPDVVEAWGPHCQILNVYGPTETSMVVTTKDVERPSSLSSSSSSPDAQDGGDGGGRVHGRGHLRRIGNIGAPFPTVMAFITSPDGEALVPYGAVGELCIAGPQVTQGYMNRPDLTDAAYVESQHLGTRIYRTGDLARWLPGGEIECLGRKDNQVKVHGHRIELGEVENAVRRSGLVRDAVAVVANVHDKTHLVALCVFDEAVAAAAALDNDGDNDDDVVVGSGGGGVQDPAPFRASVAALRESLGSLATYMIPKFVIPMKTFPKLPSRKVDRKALKKTVDALGRDYLAQCVLETPSSGEEHEVVPVQTPAEETLELVWAGIFGVSTGNIGREANFLALGGDSISAISLTGQLRRAGYSLTVLDILKSPRLKDMAAALKTLDVGKSIAKRVFEVPETVKTAVQERGLIWDEDVEYAYPCPPGQSEFLKQGSRDSQMWALQTVRRMTPDDVDPETWIEATTRLTEVNDILRTTWIRASSSSSSSSSSSSSPTEDDWVGVVLRSSQLNLTRMALESEEEASDFIEDFWQTRFEFGRSFIKYAVITHADSSWDLVIKMDHAVYDGTLFRVFDDHFGSILRGETVPPPPVPFRDFTQHVFQEDKTASLDFWRSKMAGLGPLDQRLHGRDLAALASPKITSSLRREIDTANIDQAAGRLGVTPSVIFQGAFTLWLAAATGTADVRFDYLLSGRNVALPDPQSINGTLANFLPFRTPVRPEQTVRGLLAALQDDFWAVTENGLVGLDDVYRASGLSRGEHGNRVLFLSQPFEPAARDDPNGRYRWLVMAKSRVRMYQPHALVVEVSKSLGDRHVLKVMYDGAVLDAAAAERIADDITALIGVLSDGEMSGVALDAL
- a CDS encoding glycosyl hydrolase family 28 encodes the protein MRVVSSLLAGLVAAAAGALAFSPEIPAGVPRNVQEFRDKHPFEKRAPDCHRKTFTLRASEDDLDDVSDEFLEGLKKANGGGTLYLPANQTFIIGKPLDLTWLNDVHVHWEGEIKFTNDTPYWQANAFRHPFQNSIMFWKWGGKDVKLYGEGVLNGNGQRWWNEFAGLEILDPTNAYLRPILFYAENATGLAIEGIHFKDSPCWTTFIVTSKDISFTDVIVTAETNNHTAEPKNTDFFDSLNVEDVRVKRAWVNIGDDCFSPKSNATNIHVDTMYCNGTHGQSIGSLGQYAGEKSFVQDVVIENVWMLNGQHGARLKTWAGPNIGYGFIDNVTFRNFWQANNEYTAFIDSCYFNINASTCAAYPSRMNISNILFENFSGYTSGKYGRAVAKLTCSTNPSAVCDNIQFRNFNITTPCGGEPVILCDGVKGGIGMPCIPSNSTEAKAALAAKCTAPLAVATPWKVRPFDE
- a CDS encoding Infection structure specific protein, whose protein sequence is MYTKTALVAAALAGSAAAVIDIRPERVRRDVLPSQTGDLLGDPCLNALATVYANAPTPPPKILSYEVTAPLPTNPCSLSIPAEISADYASYTSAILSWVDANSASIKSAVSVCSTLTDLAIDIPICTVTGAAASEATSSGSSSPKTTAEGGGDDDYEPKPTGKAETASASASPSAPASATGPAAAGNGTNPRPSPSQVIANAGPRETGMVAAVVAAAGFIAVAAFL